One Bythopirellula goksoeyrii genomic window, TCCTGGTGGAAGTTGGTGGTATTGGTACGGCAGCGAGTACGAAGCCCATGCCTACTATTTGAAGTTGCTCGTCGCGACCGACCCCGACAGCGAGATCGCTCCACGTTTGGTAAAGTATCTTCTGAATAACCGCAAGCACGCGACCTATTGGAACAGCACCCGCGATACCGCACTGGTGATCGAGGCTTTTGCTGACTACTTGCAAACTACCGGCGAAACGGAGCCCAACGTTACGCTCGAGGTCTGGATCGACGGACAGGAACGCAAGTCGGTCACGATCACCAAGGAAAATCTGTTTACCTTCGACAACAAGCTTGTGCTGTTGGGGGAAGAACTCGCCGCGGGACGGCATACCGTCGAACTCCGCAAACAGGGAGAGTCGCCGATTTATTACAGCGGTTATCTCACAAACTTTACCCTCGAAGATGATATCAAGGCAGCAGGGTTGGAGCTTAAGGTAGATCGCCAGTATTACAAGCTCACTCCAGTGGAAAAGAAAACCACCGTGGCAGGTGGCCATGGTCAAGTCGTCCAGCAAGCGGTTGAAAAATACGAACGTACCCCGTTGGTAAACTTCGCTGAGGTCGCAAGCGGCGACTTGGTGGAAGTAGAACTCACCGTCGAAAGTAAGAACGACTACGAATACATCCTGCTCGAAGACATGAAAGCTGCCGGGCTGGAACCTGTTGAGGTCCGCAGTGGCTACAACGGCAACGAACTGGGGGCCTATGTCGAGCTTCGCGACGAACGCGTCAATTTGTTCCTCAGCCGACTGGCCCGCGGGCGTCACAGCGTCACTTATCGTCTCCGGGCAGAAATCCCTGGCCAGTTCAGTGCGCTCCCCACGAAGGCGTCGGCTATGTACGCACCTGAGCTAAAGGCGAATTCAGATGAGATGAAAATACGGGTAGCGGATTGAGTCGCCTGCCATTTTACAAATTCTTGATTATTGGCTACCTCACGACCAATCGCTCCATAACATATCGAGTACTGGCCTCATGAGTTTGCGATCTTTACTGGAAAGCGTACCTAATTTCCGATGGAGAAGAGTTTTCTCTAGAGTACCAATTTTGTGAAGTCGAACTGTAGATGGTGCCAACAATCCTGCGGCCTGCCACTCCTTCAAGGCCACATCAAACTGAGATGAATGGGGCTGGGTCGTTACTCTCGCTAACAGCACATCACTATCATGGGAAGCAGCGAGAATCATCGCAGGACGTAACTTGCCAATAACTCCCGTGGAGTCAGGGAATCGCACCAAAACGAAGTCACCCGCTTGATAGTTCATCGTATATGTCGTCGCCTGGGCCGTATCCTTTCAAAAACTGTTCGGTTACTAGCCGCTGCCATTGGGCATCCTCTTCGTCATTTTCAGTAGAAATAACGACCCGCAACGCATCTTCGGGGTGCAATTGCGCAGCAACATCCGGGGGAACCACAAGCGACCCATCGGATTGAAATTGAGTGTCAAATTGCCAAGTAGGCATAGGAACCTCCAAGATAAGTTACTTATACAGTATACCATCGAACCTGTGAGTAGGTGAA contains:
- a CDS encoding type II toxin-antitoxin system PemK/MazF family toxin, whose product is MNYQAGDFVLVRFPDSTGVIGKLRPAMILAASHDSDVLLARVTTQPHSSQFDVALKEWQAAGLLAPSTVRLHKIGTLEKTLLHRKLGTLSSKDRKLMRPVLDMLWSDWS